The Pangasianodon hypophthalmus isolate fPanHyp1 chromosome 23, fPanHyp1.pri, whole genome shotgun sequence genome includes the window ttaaatgctttCCATTATGAAAAGGCATGACTTACTCCCTCTTATCACTCCCTCTTATTCACTTGTTCACACCTGACACAAATAACCTATTATGAGAGAAATAACCTACAGTGTTACATAACCTGTTCTGTTTAGATTGAAATAAGGGTCTAATTTTCCAATATCAGTTAAAACAAAGTTTCAGCTGCATCTAAGTCAAATAAAGACTATACCTAACTGAGCACACAGGTGCTTATAacagtcatatacagtatttaagatCCAGGAGTAGAGTACAGTCATGAAGTTCAGTCATTTCTGGGAGGTGACATTTTAATAATCAGGTGACGTGTGGAATCTCAGGTTTATAGTTATGATTCAGTTTTCTAAATTTGGAGGTGTCagatttgtattttgtatttggcAACTGTAAAATAACTGTATAGTTTGTGTGGAAAGTAGAATCAGGAGTACTTACTGAGATAGACAGTCTGGATCCACCTGTTGGCAATGATGGAACCAGCACTAATTCTCTCAAATTGgagttacatttaaaatgccCTTTTATCacaatgtactttttatcaCCCCTTAATCACTCCCTCTTATTCACTTATTCCCCTTTGTAGGCTAACCTGCCAGGGCCTCAACAGGTCACTTGTTGAGGCATCAGAACCCCTGAACATCCTAGCCTTCACAGAGTTTCCACAGTCTGCAGTTccttgacaaaaaaataaaaacaaacaaacaaacaaacaaacatacatgtACAGCCATTCCAAAATACTTACATAGTTCAAGTACTTACATGTACTTTCTTTACATGTCTCTAATGGATTTAAACCTTAACAAGtaagtcaatcaatcaatcagggGGGCAtgatggcttagtggttagcactgttgcctcgcacctgaTGGGTTGGGGTTTAAATCCctcctccgccctgtgtgcatggagttctccctgtgcttcgggagtgtcctccgggtactccaatTTCCTCCCCTAGTCTGAAGACATgtattgtaggctgattggcatttccaaattgtccgtagcatgtgaatgggtgtgtgagtgtgtgtgattgtgccctgtgatgggttggcaccccatccagggtgttacctggtaggctccaggctcccctgcgaccctgtgtagtatcgaaaattaattgaaataaataaataaataaatgaatgaatagggTGAGTTCCAGCGTAGTGGAACATCAAGTAAACTGGGACAGTTAAACTTAGCAGCATTAATTGTTTGGCCTGAAAAGTGAATGTCAAAATGTATGTTAGTCCTTTCAGTCGAACTAATTGATAGAAATAACAGGATAtaattcatgtgacatcatataaTTGGGCATGCTCAGCATCAAACAAGAAGCTGACCTCAAAAATGCGGGAGGAAAAATGACATGCTTTtcctagattttttttcatcagctTATAAAATCGTCATGGCTAATATATTACACATGTTTATGATGCATATGTACAAAATAAGCAAGATGTTAGTTCAAATAATgaacagctgtttataatttaataggTTTTTCGAGATGCATGTGTGACATTTAACTCAGATTCTTCTCCTCCAGACCGTCAGAGGGCACCCTCCCCTGAAGTCCGATTCAATTCCTCTGTTGTACTTCCAGGTGAAATGCTATAAAAAGCGTGTGGACGTGAAGTTCCTCACGACGTCTTACAGTTTGTCTGCCAAATCTAGTGAGTTCTGAGCCGTATAGTCTTGGATCGATTCTCTGTgctctgttgctgttgttgtttgtgtttttattattattattattattattattattattactattattattattattttaacccTGCCCTGACACATGACTCTCTTTTTTGGATTCTGTCTTTGATATATTCATTGTTACTGGTCATTTTTCTGGTAAAGTTTCTCCGGCCGTTTTGACTTTTTTGGCACAGTAAACCTCATGCACATGGATCCTTACTCTGTCTCTGATCCTTCTGTTACAGCACAGCTCAGCAAGAATGGCTGCACAAACCACTTCACAACTAGAGTTAAATGATGCATTGATGGGTTTTATGTGCATTCAGTGGTGTTTATATAAAGCATCTTAATAGGGgagtaacacaatgccacttcACTGAAAAAAAGTGATTCAGCAAAAATAAGTCTGAATTTTACGCAAAGTTAATGATTACAATTACTGTTCGGTAAGTTCTGTACTAAATTTGGTCATGTAAGGAGTACTGTTTGTTGATAAAAACCCATAGATACACATTTTACTACACTTACTGGGGTAAAGTTACAATTATTTCAATACAATTAATAAGTGCtcacaaaacaagaaaagtaATGTTTACTTGAACTGATTGGATCCTTGTGCATGATAACCAGAAGATGACCATGAGGTTGCTGCAGTGCTGCACACGaattaatatgttttttctATTTCCTTCACATATGTTTAGtaacaaatgtaaaattaatataGTCATATAATATTGTAGCAGTGCTGTACTAATGGTGGGGTTGTGGCTTTTGAACTTAATTTGCATATGGATCTGATGAACCttaaactgatttaatatttaatttaaactgaTTTACTATACTGCACGATGTTGTCCACCTAGTTCCAGCACTGAGGTACAGACTGTTTTGAGATCTGTCTCCTCTTTGATGGTTGTGTCTTGCCAACAATTCTCTCCTGGACACATGGGCCATCGCCACTTTGAGGTTGACTACTATGACCAGTCTAGAACCTTTTAACCCTCCAACTTGCTCCCAGATATTGCTGGTACTTTGAGAGAGACTACTAGTTCTCTTTTTGGCCTTTTGCTCTGGGCATCATGCATCATCATTCCTGTCCACCAACAATATAGTGTACAGCCTTCCTAGGCTGTCTGTCACACTTGGATCATCTCTGACTCCCAACTTGAGCCTAGATCCACTAGGCCATTATGATGCATTCTGTGTGTTCCAATATCTGCATCTCTGGACTAGGGATGTAAACTAACACAAAAATGATTCACATTGAACAGGTAATGCATTCTACAATATGAATACAGTgttgaatacaaatacagatctGAAGAAAGCTccagaatatgtgtgtgcattgaaATCCAGTAGGATGAAAACAAAAAGTATTTTGTGAGAGTGcaaggtttttactttaatgggGAGGTCAGAGAGTGGCAGAACTGCATGggaagggttgccagatttcagcATTAATTCACTGATCTCCaataacctctttatcctggtcacagcAAAGcgtatcttttttttctgactgtgTATGACTACGTTTATAGAAAGCTTTCTGTAATCATTATTGATAAAGTTAGTAATGTGTCATTAGTAGCTTGGGCTCAAGTACTTGGCACTTTTATACTTTGTCTTTGTGCATGCATAAAGTTTGATGTATAATTTTGAGAGACAGCAAAGACTCATCCAAATTACAGTGTAGAGACTCTTGAGCAATAAGCAGAGGATGTGATATGCGATGCAGCACTGACCAGATGACTCGTGGTGTCAGCCAACCGCCACCACGTTTCACTTCCTCCCTCTACCATTCCCATCATCCTCTCTGAGAGGGCTTGGGAAAGCATAAAGTGGCACATTGATTATATTGCACCCCGAAGGATGGTTTCTGGTGTGCAAGTAATCCAACCCAAAGCCACATCAAGCTCGGAGTAATGCTTAATGCCAGAAACACATTGAACTAATGCTGACATACGCAGTAACTCAACTCCTTCTCCAGCATTTGCTGACTACAAGCTGACTGATGTCATGTAGTTCATTTACATGAACTATTACTTTGCTGCCACCTAATGGTTGGGAATTGGTTGACATGCTTACCCagagaaaaaataatgtaacaCACTGATTTGAAAAGGCACTTATGTCTTTATGAAATCTCCTCAAGCAATTTCATGTTAAATGGATAACATAGATGAGAATCTGAGTAAAGATATTTAAATGACTGAGGAAACAAATAAGCAAACGAACAGAGAAATACATCAGTAGAGATGATGggatttgtgtttatattgttttgtgtttatattgagaAAAGCACATTTTTTCACCAGTCCCTTCTCACCAGTCATCCAGAAATCCAGAATATGATACTAAATAATGGAGTTAAAACTTgtcttttcatttaaataataactataattgCTTTTTAATGTGGCTGTATCACTATTTGCATTGTTCGATTGCTACTATTTGGGTTCTTTAATTTTTAGGTAACAACACAGGGAGTGTTAAGAGGATACATTCTTAACATTTTGTAATGGCTATAACCAAAATGGATATTACTCGTGATATCATAGCTCTCTTGTCCTAACAAGGTATGAGTTGCATATTTGTGAAAAGTCCACTAAATTAGATGAATCAGAAGGCCCCGATCTCTGTTCCCCAAGTGTGCGCTGACTTGCTGACCCTGATCAGTGGGGCTGGAGACCTCAGAGCAACGAAGGGTCTGAAGGAAACCTGATGATGACCAGCTGATGAAGAGGAGGcggaagatgaagaggaattagaggaaggagaggaggagttATGAGAACGGGGTGGGACAGAATGCAGAGGTGAGGGAACAGTTGACCTATCTGGGGAAGGCTGTGCCAGTCTATGAGggtgtgatgaaacagaggACATCCTATGCACTGGAGATAATGCAGGGCTCAGTAGTGCCCCCTGGTTTCCCAGCGGTGCTACACACAGGGTTGGCGAGGGGTACGCCAGGAGAGTCGCAGCAGCATGAGGGGCCATGTCTCGGCGGTTGGTAGGAGGAAAGGGGGAAGAGGAGGCTGGGCTAGAGGAGGCACTGAGATGAGGGAAGGAGCCCCAAGGCCAAGGAGGAAAGGCCAGGGTGGCTGGGCTCTGATGCAGAGGGTCAAGCTCACTGGCACATTGACTCAGGTGGGACACCAAGCGGGCACCAATAGGATCTGGAGAATCTGCACCCTCCAGAGAGCTGAGGTACCTCACCACCTCGCCAACACACTCACGAAATCCCAACGTTCTGTAGTCTACTGCCAGTGCACGAGCATCAAAATAACCTTCAAGGTAAAATCATCACATTTCAGTACACAGGTATGATAACACGACtatttttttagcaaaaaattaagaaaatacagaaaaatatgcTT containing:
- the heyl gene encoding hairy/enhancer-of-split related with YRPW motif-like protein, whose amino-acid sequence is MKRPHDYSSPDSDADELIDVGQEDSYCSVTGSMSPGSTSQILARKKRRGIIEKRRRDRINHSLSELRRLVPSAFEKQGSSKLEKAEILQMTVDHLKLLHAMGSKGYFDARALAVDYRTLGFRECVGEVVRYLSSLEGADSPDPIGARLVSHLSQCASELDPLHQSPATLAFPPWPWGSFPHLSASSSPASSSPFPPTNRRDMAPHAAATLLAYPSPTLCVAPLGNQGALLSPALSPVHRMSSVSSHPHRLAQPSPDRSTVPSPLHSVPPRSHNSSSPSSNSSSSSASSSSAGHHQVSFRPFVALRSPAPLIRVSKSAHTWGTEIGAF